The Phytohabitans houttuyneae genome has a segment encoding these proteins:
- a CDS encoding 6-pyruvoyl trahydropterin synthase family protein has product MFSITVRDHIMVAHSFRGEVFGPAQRLHGATFVVDATFRRPELDADNIVVDIGLATAQLGEVLGELNYRNLDDEPAFAGVNTSTEFLAKVIADRLADRVAAGALGEGARGLAGITVALHESHAAWAAYERTL; this is encoded by the coding sequence TTGTTCAGCATCACCGTCCGGGACCACATCATGGTCGCGCACAGCTTCCGCGGCGAGGTGTTCGGCCCGGCGCAGCGGCTGCACGGCGCGACGTTCGTGGTGGACGCGACGTTCCGCCGGCCCGAGCTCGACGCCGACAACATCGTGGTCGACATCGGACTGGCCACGGCGCAGCTCGGCGAGGTGCTGGGTGAGCTGAACTACCGCAACCTCGACGACGAGCCCGCGTTCGCCGGCGTCAACACGTCCACCGAGTTCCTCGCCAAGGTCATCGCGGACCGCCTCGCCGACCGGGTCGCCGCCGGCGCGCTCGGCGAGGGCGCGCGGGGGCTGGCCGGGATCACGGTCGCGCTGCACGAGTCGCACGCCGCGTGGGCCGCCTACGAGCGGACCCTGTGA